The following are from one region of the Myxocyprinus asiaticus isolate MX2 ecotype Aquarium Trade chromosome 2, UBuf_Myxa_2, whole genome shotgun sequence genome:
- the LOC127413912 gene encoding gamma-secretase subunit Aph-1b-like has translation MTVAVFFGCTFIAFGPAIALFLFTIARDPLRVIFLIAGAFFWLVSVLLSSLVWFITVQISNKNSATQQRGLLIFGVVLSVLLQEVFRFGYYKLLKKANDGLLTLSQEDTMPISMRQLAYVSGLGFGFMSGAFSVVNILSDSLGPGTVGIHGDPQHYFISSAFMTLAIILLHMFWGVVFFEACETQRWWALGVVVISHLLVSCLTFVNPNYQGSLIPTYIILSVMAVWAYLCAGGSLRNLKLCLTCKDKDFLLANHRPR, from the exons ATGACAGTGGCGGTGTTTTTCGGCTGTACGTTCATCGCTTTCGGCCCGGCCATCGCTTTGTTCCTCTTTACAATCGCCCGGGATCCGCTCCGTGTGATCTTCCTCATTGCAGG GGCATTTTTCTGGCTGGTGTCTGTGCTGCTGTCCTCTCTTGTGTGGTTCATCACAGTTCAGATCAGCAACAAGAACAGTGCAACTCAGCAGAGAGGACTGCTTATTTTTGGAGTGGTGCTCTCTGTGTTGCTTCAAGAGGTTTTCAGATTTGGTTACTACAAGTTGCTGAA GAAAGCAAATGATGGCCTATTGACACTCAGTCAAGAGGACACCATGCCCATCTCCATGCGGCAGCTAGCCTATG TGTCTGGTCTTGGCTTTGGGTTTATGAGTGGAGCATTCTCTGTGGTCAACATACTGTCTGACTCTCTGGGCCCTGGAACTGTTGGCATCCATGGCGACCCTCAACATTATTTTATATCCTCAG CATTTATGACACTGGCCATTATTTTGCTGCACATGTTCTGGGGTGTTGTTTTCTTTGAGGCATGCGAGACACAGAGATGGTGGGCTCTTGGAGTGGTGGTCATCAGTCATCTACTAGTATCATGCCTG ACATTTGTGAACCCAAATTATCAGGGGAGTCTGATTCCAACCTACATCATACTGTCTGTCATGGCAGTCTGGGCATACTTGTGTGCTGGGGGATCTTTGAGGAACCTCAAACTCTGTCTCACCTGTAAAGATAAAGACTTCTTGCTGGCCAATCACAGGCCTAGATAA